Proteins encoded together in one Catellatospora citrea window:
- a CDS encoding TetR/AcrR family transcriptional regulator, whose amino-acid sequence MPPPNEQRRAQLADAAIELLVESGVHGVTHRAVDRRAGLPAGTASNYFPSREALLVATARRVIEQHQADMAQAAQSAVTPNAAARAGELDGRTLAIELIAGSLLLAAGPHRHRYLAIYELRLESLRRPALSAAIDELMAAMAAFTGDHHAEAGLSIPPAAIPAMLVMYGGALFALVTGPVELVTPEAVRPLAVAVVEGGLAAARDADVSAP is encoded by the coding sequence GTGCCACCACCCAACGAACAGCGGCGGGCGCAGCTCGCGGACGCCGCGATCGAGCTGCTCGTCGAGTCCGGGGTCCACGGCGTCACCCACCGGGCCGTCGACCGCAGGGCCGGGCTGCCGGCCGGCACCGCGTCGAACTACTTCCCCTCCCGGGAGGCCCTGCTCGTCGCGACTGCCCGGCGGGTCATCGAGCAGCATCAGGCCGACATGGCGCAGGCGGCGCAGAGCGCGGTCACACCGAACGCCGCGGCCCGAGCCGGCGAGCTCGACGGCCGGACGCTCGCGATCGAGCTGATCGCGGGCTCGCTCCTGCTCGCCGCGGGTCCGCACCGCCATCGCTATCTCGCGATCTACGAGCTGCGCCTGGAAAGCCTGCGCCGGCCCGCGCTGTCGGCGGCGATCGACGAGCTCATGGCCGCGATGGCCGCCTTCACCGGTGACCACCACGCCGAGGCGGGGCTGTCGATCCCGCCGGCCGCGATCCCGGCAATGCTGGTGATGTACGGCGGGGCGCTGTTTGCGCTGGTGACCGGGCCGGTCGAGCTGGTGACGCCGGAGGCGGTCCGGCCGCTCGCCGTCGCCGTCGTCGAAGGAGGACTGGCCGCCGCCCGTGACGCCGACGTCTCAGCACCGTGA
- a CDS encoding cellulase family glycosylhydrolase, which yields MSRGKPATASSVEDATLPAGNAVDGSTATRWASAAGVDPQWLRVDLGAPAAISRVELNWEAAYATAYRIEVSPDGNAWTSVYSTTSGNGGTDSITGLTASGRYVRVYGTARATQWGYSLWEFDVYGTGPSVPPSPSASPSPPTGTTPVAINGQLRVCGVKLCNRYNQPIQLRGMSTHGIQWYPQCVNDASLNALATDWNADVLRVSMYIQEDGYETNPQLFTDRVHGYIEQATARGMYVIVDWHMLTPGDPNYNLARARTFFTAIAQRHAAKTNILYEVANEPNGVGWAAIKSYAEQIIPTIRAIDSDAVVLVGTRAWSSLGLSDGASETEVINNKVNATNIMYTFHFYAASHGSSYLNALSRAADQIPMFVTEFGTQEASGDGPNNFTQAQAYLDLMAAKKISWTNWNYSDDFRTGAVFTTGTCGTGPYAGTSRLKPAGVWVRDRIRTADSFPTG from the coding sequence CTGTCGCGCGGCAAGCCCGCGACCGCGTCGTCGGTCGAGGACGCCACCCTGCCGGCCGGCAACGCCGTCGACGGCAGCACCGCGACCCGGTGGGCCAGCGCGGCCGGCGTCGACCCGCAGTGGCTGCGCGTCGACCTGGGCGCGCCGGCGGCGATCAGCCGGGTCGAGCTGAACTGGGAGGCGGCCTACGCGACCGCGTACCGGATCGAGGTCTCGCCCGACGGCAACGCCTGGACCAGCGTCTACAGCACGACCAGCGGCAACGGCGGCACGGACTCGATCACCGGGCTGACCGCCAGCGGCCGTTACGTGCGGGTGTACGGCACCGCGCGGGCGACCCAGTGGGGGTACTCGCTGTGGGAGTTCGACGTCTACGGCACCGGCCCGTCCGTGCCGCCCAGCCCGTCGGCCTCGCCGAGCCCGCCCACCGGCACGACGCCGGTCGCGATCAACGGGCAGCTGCGGGTCTGCGGCGTGAAGCTGTGCAACCGGTACAACCAGCCGATCCAGCTGCGCGGCATGTCGACGCACGGCATCCAGTGGTACCCGCAGTGCGTCAACGACGCCTCGCTCAACGCGCTGGCGACCGACTGGAACGCCGACGTGCTGCGGGTGTCCATGTACATTCAGGAGGACGGCTACGAGACCAACCCGCAGCTGTTCACCGACCGGGTGCACGGCTACATCGAGCAGGCCACCGCCCGCGGCATGTACGTCATCGTGGACTGGCACATGCTCACCCCGGGCGACCCGAACTACAACCTGGCCCGCGCCCGCACCTTCTTCACCGCGATCGCCCAGCGGCACGCGGCCAAGACCAACATCCTGTACGAGGTGGCCAACGAGCCCAACGGCGTCGGCTGGGCCGCGATCAAGAGCTACGCCGAGCAGATCATCCCGACCATCCGCGCCATCGACTCCGACGCGGTCGTGCTGGTCGGCACCCGGGCCTGGTCGTCACTGGGCCTGTCCGACGGGGCCAGCGAGACCGAAGTGATCAACAACAAGGTGAACGCGACCAACATCATGTACACCTTCCACTTCTATGCCGCCTCCCACGGCAGCAGCTATCTCAACGCGCTGTCGCGGGCGGCCGACCAGATCCCGATGTTCGTCACCGAGTTCGGCACCCAGGAGGCGTCCGGCGACGGCCCGAACAACTTCACCCAGGCACAGGCGTACCTCGACCTGATGGCCGCCAAGAAGATCAGCTGGACGAACTGGAACTACAGCGACGACTTCCGCACCGGGGCCGTCTTCACGACGGGGACCTGCGGCACCGGCCCGTACGCCGGAACCAGCAGGCTCAAGCCCGCCGGGGTCTGGGTGCGCGACCGGATCCGTACCGCGGACAGCTTCCCCACCGGCTGA
- a CDS encoding PQQ-dependent sugar dehydrogenase, with product MNSPPIRRLALLATALLVAATVEIAVAAPAAADTVGPITGVASGKCIDIPSASTVNGTQVQIYTCNATTAQTWTVGTDGTIRALGNKCLDVAGGVNANGTKVQIWDCSATNPNQQWTYSSTARTLVNPVTGKCLDVVGGSTADAAKLHIWTCIAGLTSQQWNLAAGPPPAFTDYQAESATISQGLVESNHAGYTGTGFVNYDNVTGSYVQFTVSVTAAGNYPLTLRYANGTTIDRPMDITVNGSPAAPGLSFPGTGAWPTWVDKTITASLTAGTNTIRAAATTVNGGPNLDRLRVTAPSDSQPPTAPSSLRVVGVVRPTGVDLAWNASTDNVAVSRYVVYNGGNVVAEVGGNILTATLTLQPNTSYVFSVLAYDAAGNPSQGSNNLAVTTPPSTDTQPPTTPANLRTTGVTASTVTLAWNAATDNVGVRGYRVSRNGVQIADVPDLTASDTGLTPATTYQYTVLAYDANGNTSPVSPVLAVTTSTQAGGGDPVFDRNVNTQLDLPWGIAFLPDGSALVAERDRFEIVRVTLAGQKTVVGTITEAVTTTGEGGLLGLAVGPNFATDHWVYAFHTAASDNRLVRFKFENGTIGPREALVTGIAKNRFHNGGRVKFGPDGYLYVTTGDGQDSSRAQNLNSLNGKILRVTTTGAAAPGNPFGTRVYSWGHRNPQGLAWDSQGRLWSSEFGDNTWDELNIITAGSNYGWPTCEGTCSNPSFVNPVRTWSTASASPSGLEIVNDWIYMAAVRGTRLWVMRITGNTTDTPRAFFNGSWGRLRTVVKTPDGGLWLTSTNNDMNGGTPTVLNNVIVRLRFAS from the coding sequence ATGAACTCACCGCCGATCAGGCGTCTCGCCCTGCTCGCCACCGCGCTACTGGTCGCCGCCACCGTCGAGATCGCCGTGGCAGCCCCCGCCGCGGCCGACACCGTCGGCCCGATCACCGGTGTCGCGTCCGGCAAGTGCATCGACATCCCGTCCGCCAGCACCGTCAACGGCACCCAGGTGCAGATCTACACCTGCAACGCCACCACCGCGCAGACCTGGACCGTCGGCACCGACGGCACGATCCGCGCCCTCGGCAACAAGTGCCTCGACGTCGCGGGCGGCGTCAACGCCAACGGCACCAAGGTGCAGATCTGGGACTGCTCGGCGACGAACCCCAACCAGCAGTGGACCTACAGCAGCACGGCCCGCACGCTGGTCAACCCGGTCACCGGCAAGTGCCTCGACGTGGTCGGCGGCAGCACCGCCGACGCCGCCAAGCTGCACATCTGGACCTGCATCGCCGGCCTGACCAGCCAGCAGTGGAACCTGGCCGCCGGACCGCCGCCCGCGTTCACCGACTACCAGGCCGAGAGCGCCACGATCTCGCAGGGCCTGGTCGAGTCCAACCACGCCGGCTACACCGGCACCGGATTCGTCAACTATGACAACGTGACCGGGTCGTACGTGCAGTTCACCGTGTCGGTGACCGCCGCCGGCAACTACCCGCTGACGCTGCGGTACGCCAACGGCACCACCATCGACCGGCCCATGGACATCACCGTCAACGGCAGCCCCGCCGCACCCGGATTGTCCTTCCCCGGCACCGGCGCCTGGCCCACCTGGGTCGACAAGACGATCACGGCCAGCCTGACCGCCGGGACCAACACGATCCGGGCCGCCGCCACCACCGTCAACGGCGGCCCGAACCTGGACCGGCTGCGGGTCACCGCACCCTCCGACAGCCAGCCGCCGACCGCGCCCAGCAGCCTGCGGGTCGTCGGCGTGGTCCGGCCCACCGGCGTCGACCTGGCCTGGAACGCGTCCACCGACAACGTCGCCGTGTCCCGCTACGTCGTCTACAACGGCGGCAACGTGGTCGCCGAGGTCGGCGGCAACATCCTCACCGCCACGCTGACCCTGCAGCCGAACACGTCGTACGTGTTCAGCGTGCTGGCCTACGACGCGGCGGGCAACCCGTCGCAGGGCAGCAACAACCTCGCGGTCACCACCCCGCCCAGCACCGACACCCAGCCGCCGACCACCCCGGCCAACCTGCGCACCACCGGCGTCACTGCGAGCACGGTGACGCTGGCCTGGAATGCCGCCACCGACAACGTCGGCGTGCGGGGCTACCGGGTGTCGCGCAACGGCGTCCAGATCGCCGACGTGCCCGACCTGACCGCGTCGGACACCGGGCTCACCCCCGCGACGACGTACCAGTACACGGTGCTGGCCTACGACGCCAACGGCAACACCTCGCCGGTCAGCCCGGTGCTGGCGGTGACCACCTCGACGCAGGCCGGCGGCGGCGACCCGGTCTTCGACCGCAACGTCAACACCCAGCTCGACCTGCCGTGGGGCATCGCCTTCCTGCCCGACGGCAGCGCGCTGGTCGCCGAGCGGGACCGGTTCGAGATCGTCCGGGTGACCCTGGCCGGGCAGAAGACCGTGGTCGGCACCATCACCGAGGCGGTCACCACGACCGGCGAGGGCGGCCTGCTGGGCCTGGCCGTCGGCCCGAACTTCGCCACCGACCACTGGGTGTACGCGTTCCACACCGCCGCGTCGGACAACCGCCTCGTCCGGTTCAAGTTCGAGAACGGGACCATCGGCCCGCGCGAGGCGCTGGTCACCGGCATCGCCAAGAACAGGTTCCACAACGGCGGCCGGGTCAAGTTCGGCCCCGACGGATACCTCTACGTCACCACCGGCGACGGCCAGGACAGCAGCCGGGCGCAGAACCTCAACTCGCTCAACGGCAAGATCCTGCGGGTCACCACGACCGGGGCGGCCGCGCCGGGCAACCCGTTCGGCACCCGGGTCTACAGCTGGGGCCACCGCAACCCGCAGGGCCTGGCCTGGGACTCCCAGGGCCGGCTGTGGTCGTCGGAGTTCGGCGACAACACCTGGGACGAGCTCAACATCATCACCGCGGGCTCCAACTACGGCTGGCCGACCTGCGAAGGCACGTGCAGCAACCCCAGCTTCGTCAACCCGGTGCGGACCTGGAGCACCGCGTCGGCCTCGCCGAGCGGCCTGGAGATCGTCAACGACTGGATCTACATGGCAGCCGTGCGCGGCACCCGGCTGTGGGTCATGCGGATCACCGGGAACACCACCGACACACCCCGGGCCTTCTTCAACGGCTCCTGGGGCCGGCTGCGCACCGTGGTCAAGACGCCTGATGGCGGGCTCTGGCTCACCTCGACCAACAACGACATGAACGGCGGCACGCCGACGGTGCTCAACAACGTCATCGTGCGACTGCGCTTCGCGTCCTGA